AGAAGCGAGTGCTTGGTCAAGGAGGTCCTTCGCAACAACGCGAAGAGCCATCACTTCTTCTGCACCTTCAAAGATAGAGAATACGCGAGCATCCACAAAGTAACGTGATACTGGATACTCTTCCGCATAACCCATACCACCGTGAATTTGCATTGCTTCTCGAGTGACCCACTCAGCAATTTTGGAAGCATACAATTTTACAAGTGTTGCTTCCATTTGACCTTTGTGGTTATCGAGTAGAGTTGCTACATAGTTAGTGTACTGGCGAGTTGCTTGGACAATCATAGCCATCTTCGCAATTTTGAACTTAGTTAAAGTGTAATCGTAAATTGGTTTTGCGAATACTTTACGTTCTTGAGAATAACGAAGTGCTGCCTCTAATGCTGCTTGCATCACACCATTGGCACGAGCTGCTGTTTGGATCCGTCCACCAGCAAATCCTTCCATTTGGAAATAGAATCCTTTGCCACGTCCTGCATCTCCCCCAAGAAGGTTTTCTTTAGGAACAAAGTAATCTTCAAAAGATACTTCGTAGGAGTGCATTCCTCGATAACCAATGGTTCCGATTGCTTTTCCTTGGATGGTTCCGCCACCGTCTTGTTTGTAGCTGAACTCATGTCCGTCAAACGAAGGTTTTTCGGCAAGTAGGATAGAAAGGCCTCTGTGTTTGAGACTTGGATCCGATTCAGTTCTACAAAGGATGAGAAGAAGATTCGCATAACCTGCAAACGTACACCAAGTTTTTACACCGTTGATGACAAATCCGCCCTCTACTTCTTTTGCCGTAACAGAAACTCCTGCAACGTCCGAACCGTAGTTAGGTTCTGTTACCATGATTCCAGCAAATTTATCGCCAGATGCAAGGAGAGGTAACCATTTGTTTTTTTGTTCTTCGGTTCCCCCTTTGAGAAGAGCCTTGGACATAATTTCTGGTCTTGTGATGAGAGATCCAGCAGCACCGAGTGATCCACGGGAAAGTTCTTCAGTTACCACAAGCATTGAGATGTTGTCTGGACGGTCATCTGGTTGGATTCCACCAAACTGTTCCGGAATACAAAGCCCGAAACAACCCATGTCTTTTAATCCATTGATGATTTCTTGTGGGATGAGGTCGTCATGTCTGTGGACATGTTCTGCATGAGGAACCACTACGTTTTCAGCAAAATCTTTGAAGATTCCGCGGAAGTTTTCGTGGTCTTCCGAAAGGCCATAAGCACCGAAGTGTCCCAGGTCTACGATCTTATCAACGATTGCTTCGTAGTTTTCCATTTTGGAAGCTGCTTCTACGAAAGTGTTGATCTCATCAGAAAAAAGTTTAGAGAATAGTTCTTGGTAAGTTAGTTCATACTCCGCGGGGCGAGCTGCGAGTTCAGAACGAATGTTAGAAACAGTTTCAGCCGCAAAAGTAAGGGCCATTTTCTGTTCCATTTCGCCCGTTCCCTTGGAAGCATCCCAAGCATAAACGATAAAGTTCTCAGCAACACGTTGTTGAGCTGTCATCCAAGCCAATTGGTAAAACACATGTTGCGTTTTGTCCATTTTGCTTACAGAAACTTTGCCGTTGTCGGAATTTTTCAGAGCGAGTCGTTTGGTTATATCATTGAGGAGGGCGGCTTGAGCACTAAGAGCCTTCTCCGCCTGGGATTTTTCGAGTTTCACTGCCGTTGCGGTCATGTGTTTAACGTTCCTGCGGGTGGTTTTCTTCCACTATACGGAAGGAAAGTACCCTGTCATTTTCATTTTTAGACTAGGTTTTGGGTTCAGGAGGTGAAAACTGGGCAAAAGTACGGGACTAGGAAAGAAATTATTGAAAATCATAGGAATTGATCCTGGATCCCATCGAGTTGGATATGCCATTTTGTCCTTTCCCGAAGGTCTTCGTCGCAATCCAACGCTCTTAACTTACGGAACGATTGAAGTCGCACCCAAAACCCCGTCGCCGGACAATTTGCTCCAAATCCGGACGGAACTTATGGACATCCTCACCGAATTCCAACCGGAAGCGGCGGCTGTAGAAGAATTATTTTTTGTTCAAAATACCACCACGGGAATGAAAGTCGCCGAATCGCGCGGTGTCATCCTACTTTCTCTAGGCGAAAAACAAATCCCCGTAGTTTCATTAACGGCCACCCAAATCAAAAAAGGAATCTCCACAAAAGGAAACGCTACCAAAAAAGAAGTTCGGGCAGCGATCCAAATGATTTTAGGATTTAAGGATCTCAAAGGCCACGATGACTCTTGGGATGCCATCGCTTGTGCCTTTGTGGGTCGGTCTTTAGTTTGATCCACTCCGAGCCTGGTTCATAGACAAAAAGATTTCATCCTTCTTCTCTCGACTGGCATTGGCTGAGATTGTAGAAAAACCTGTTGTGATTTCCAGATCTCCCTTTTCTAATCCGCTGATCACAGTATCCGCATATTCATCTAAGTTCAGTCCCGCCGTATGTGTGTTAGGGATACCTAAATCCGTATCTACCATAGGAGGAGATACCTCGATGATTTTGATTGGTTCGTTGCGAAATTGAAACCTAAGTGTCATTGTAAAAGAGTGTAATGCTGCCTTGGTGGCACTATACACAGGGGCATAAGCCAGAGGAATGTGCGACAAACCGGAAGTCGTATTTAAAATCGCTGCATTCTTTCTTGCAAACAGATGTTTGGCGAATAACGTAGAGAGGTGAATCGGAGCACCCAAGTTGATATCAATTTCTTTCCCAAGATCCGACCAAGGTTCGACTTCGTTTAATTTGGGGTATCTTTGGATTCCCGCATTATTGAATAAAACATTGAGTTCAGGATAATCCTTTGTTGTTGCAAGGAACAATCGTTCCCTTTCCTCGGGGCGAGAAACATCACAGAGATAGGTTCCCCAATCAGAATGAGTCTTCTTAATCTCCTCCAGTTTCTTTTCGCTCGTACCGCAAACTAAAATTCGGTTTCCAAGACCCGAGAGTCGTTTGGCCAAAGCCAATCCAATTCCACTCGTTCCGCCCGTGATCAAAATTGTATTTCCATTCCATTGCATCTGATTGCCATCCATTTTGTAACTTACATTTATAATATTATGTAAGTTACAAAATGTCAAGTCCGTAAGTTTCAAAACTAACGTTTTTTTCATTTTGTAATTTCGAATTGACCAGAAAGGTTTAAATCCGAGAATTTCCCTATGCCTCGGACTGGTCTCACCCCTGCGGAAATTCAAGATAAAGCGGTAGAAATTGCCATCGACCAAATGCGGGCCAAAGGATTTGAAAAGGTTCGTCTGGTAGATGTGGCCAAAGAAATGGGAATCAGCCACGCGGCTCTCTACTCCCATTTTCAAGACAAAACGGCCCTTTTCGATGCGGTATCAGAGCGATGGCTTGTGAATCTGGACAAAAAGCAAGATTTGTTGGTTCTGGAAAAACGAGATCCCCTACAAAAGATTCTTACATGGTTTCAAAATTTACACCGTATGAAGTTGGAGAAAGTAAAACTGGATCCCGAATTGTATAAGGCCTTTGATATGGCTGCAGCCGAGTCCAAACCATTCATCCAAACTCATTTGTTAAACATGCGTAAGCAGATGTCGACTCTTGTCACAGAAGCCATGGACCAAAAGAAGTTAAAAAAGAAAGAAGTCAACATGGTCACAGAAATCCTAATTACCGCCGGCACGGCTTTCACTCATCCAAAACTTGTGGCCCAATACTGCGAAGAGGATCGCGAACCTTTGTTAGTGCAGACGATAGAAGCGGTGCTGAAAGGATTGGCTTGAAATGATTCGAGGCGTTGTTTTACCCATTATTTCCTGAAAATGGATCTAAGCATGAATTAGTTTCAGAATTACATTTAACTTAATTTATGCGAAAGCAAATAATTGACTTTATCATACTTCCTGGATTAATACATTCTATTTATTTTTCATCCAATAACAGTTGAAATCGATTTTCTTCCTACGTTTTATATCCTACCAAAAACCTAGCTGTATTTACATTTCGGATCGTCATAGACTTGTACAATTTATGACTGATTAATTTAGCTAGTTGGCTTTTGTTCACATTTTCTTTTTTAATATTCCAAAAGATGGCACCTTTGACATAACGAACATCTACGAAATCTTTTTTGAAAGGTAATTCCTCAATTGTCTTTTTGGAATCTACATCAGGAAATAAGTAAGCAATGTCCGTTCTTTGTGTTGGATCATTTTGCCAATCAATTGGGATAGCATCTGCAATTTTTTTCATTTCCTTTTCTGTCTTAACGAGAGTTGGAATTTCAAAATCGAAATTCTTTTCTAAGCCGGTTGTTATTGCTAATAGAACCGTTTTTGGATCATGGTTTGATTCAAAAATAACATTCCCTGAATTGATATAAGTGGAAACTTCTGTAAATCCTAAGGACTCAAAAATGGTCTTTAGTTTTTTCA
The sequence above is drawn from the Leptospira sp. WS4.C2 genome and encodes:
- a CDS encoding acyl-CoA dehydrogenase family protein, producing the protein MTATAVKLEKSQAEKALSAQAALLNDITKRLALKNSDNGKVSVSKMDKTQHVFYQLAWMTAQQRVAENFIVYAWDASKGTGEMEQKMALTFAAETVSNIRSELAARPAEYELTYQELFSKLFSDEINTFVEAASKMENYEAIVDKIVDLGHFGAYGLSEDHENFRGIFKDFAENVVVPHAEHVHRHDDLIPQEIINGLKDMGCFGLCIPEQFGGIQPDDRPDNISMLVVTEELSRGSLGAAGSLITRPEIMSKALLKGGTEEQKNKWLPLLASGDKFAGIMVTEPNYGSDVAGVSVTAKEVEGGFVINGVKTWCTFAGYANLLLILCRTESDPSLKHRGLSILLAEKPSFDGHEFSYKQDGGGTIQGKAIGTIGYRGMHSYEVSFEDYFVPKENLLGGDAGRGKGFYFQMEGFAGGRIQTAARANGVMQAALEAALRYSQERKVFAKPIYDYTLTKFKIAKMAMIVQATRQYTNYVATLLDNHKGQMEATLVKLYASKIAEWVTREAMQIHGGMGYAEEYPVSRYFVDARVFSIFEGAEEVMALRVVAKDLLDQALAS
- a CDS encoding crossover junction endodeoxyribonuclease RuvC yields the protein MKIIGIDPGSHRVGYAILSFPEGLRRNPTLLTYGTIEVAPKTPSPDNLLQIRTELMDILTEFQPEAAAVEELFFVQNTTTGMKVAESRGVILLSLGEKQIPVVSLTATQIKKGISTKGNATKKEVRAAIQMILGFKDLKGHDDSWDAIACAFVGRSLV
- a CDS encoding SDR family oxidoreductase, yielding MQWNGNTILITGGTSGIGLALAKRLSGLGNRILVCGTSEKKLEEIKKTHSDWGTYLCDVSRPEERERLFLATTKDYPELNVLFNNAGIQRYPKLNEVEPWSDLGKEIDINLGAPIHLSTLFAKHLFARKNAAILNTTSGLSHIPLAYAPVYSATKAALHSFTMTLRFQFRNEPIKIIEVSPPMVDTDLGIPNTHTAGLNLDEYADTVISGLEKGDLEITTGFSTISANASREKKDEIFLSMNQARSGSN
- a CDS encoding TetR/AcrR family transcriptional regulator, producing MPRTGLTPAEIQDKAVEIAIDQMRAKGFEKVRLVDVAKEMGISHAALYSHFQDKTALFDAVSERWLVNLDKKQDLLVLEKRDPLQKILTWFQNLHRMKLEKVKLDPELYKAFDMAAAESKPFIQTHLLNMRKQMSTLVTEAMDQKKLKKKEVNMVTEILITAGTAFTHPKLVAQYCEEDREPLLVQTIEAVLKGLA
- a CDS encoding DUF1697 domain-containing protein, with amino-acid sequence MKYIALFRGINVGGNRKVEMKKLKTIFESLGFTEVSTYINSGNVIFESNHDPKTVLLAITTGLEKNFDFEIPTLVKTEKEMKKIADAIPIDWQNDPTQRTDIAYLFPDVDSKKTIEELPFKKDFVDVRYVKGAIFWNIKKENVNKSQLAKLISHKLYKSMTIRNVNTARFLVGYKT